In the Deltaproteobacteria bacterium genome, one interval contains:
- the cas7i gene encoding type I-B CRISPR-associated protein Cas7/Cst2/DevR — protein sequence MAFVTGMFLIDAPASALNNLGQIPGSRTDNTVGVKIIPTREGGYPYVSAQAFRYWLRKTLEHGEWGWVAAPVYREAKVAYTDANPLKYWDDDLFGYMRAPSKRESARAAREADESRAGETPTKETVTRISPFRVSTLVSLAPTGVVDDFGVMSRQEGDPVPHEHQFYRTTLKGLFSLDLHAVGTFTYRQKTGYLNLDEEREKEAKEKELEHLVEEKAFRVPLSERISRITALFEGLAHLDGGAKQTIHYTDVSPRLVIMAVTKGGNHVFGHVVDADVRHRPVMKIEALRESLDVFADDILSQVYVGWTKGYLDGERARFTEALSEGGILADFKERIKVSHPRQAFQAIAATFQNEQNSGWFS from the coding sequence ATGGCTTTTGTTACTGGAATGTTTCTTATTGATGCACCTGCTTCGGCTTTGAACAACCTGGGGCAGATACCAGGTTCCCGAACGGACAATACGGTAGGAGTAAAGATAATTCCCACAAGGGAGGGAGGGTACCCTTACGTTTCAGCCCAGGCGTTCCGTTACTGGCTGCGCAAGACACTGGAACACGGAGAGTGGGGATGGGTGGCCGCACCGGTCTACAGAGAAGCGAAAGTGGCTTACACGGACGCCAACCCATTGAAGTACTGGGACGACGACCTGTTTGGTTACATGCGAGCGCCGTCCAAACGTGAATCAGCAAGGGCGGCAAGGGAGGCGGATGAGTCTCGTGCTGGCGAGACCCCCACCAAGGAAACGGTGACCCGGATCTCTCCCTTCAGGGTGAGTACCCTGGTATCATTGGCTCCCACCGGAGTGGTAGATGACTTCGGGGTCATGAGCCGCCAAGAGGGAGACCCTGTGCCCCATGAGCATCAGTTCTACAGGACAACCCTTAAGGGGCTCTTTTCTCTGGACCTTCATGCCGTGGGTACCTTCACCTACAGGCAGAAGACCGGGTATCTTAACCTCGATGAGGAAAGAGAAAAGGAGGCAAAAGAGAAGGAGCTTGAGCACCTGGTGGAGGAAAAGGCATTCAGGGTTCCTTTGAGCGAGAGAATCAGCCGCATAACTGCACTCTTCGAGGGGCTGGCGCATCTGGATGGCGGAGCCAAGCAAACAATTCACTACACTGACGTGAGCCCTAGGCTGGTGATCATGGCCGTCACTAAAGGGGGCAACCACGTGTTCGGGCATGTAGTGGACGCGGATGTGCGACACCGTCCAGTAATGAAGATAGAGGCCCTTCGCGAATCGCTGGACGTGTTTGCCGATGACATCCTCTCTCAGGTGTACGTAGGCTGGACCAAGGGGTATCTGGATGGGGAGCGAGCCCGTTTTACAGAGGCACTGTCCGAAGGAGGTATACTTGCGGATTTCAAGGAGCGCATAAAGGTCTCACATCCACGACAGGCCTTTCAGGCGATTGCGGCTACGTTTCAGAATGAACAGAACAGTGGGTGGTTTTCTTAA
- the cas5 gene encoding CRISPR-associated protein Cas5 encodes MEVLKIVAEGVTTSFRYPHFMQGIQPTFRMPPPATIYGHVCSALGEWFDPTGIMFGVQFYYKGVFEDMEHVHIVSPSTGRLPGTKVLKALEGKVNPFRREILAHPSLTLYISRPQWLDAFRHPRYAVVLGRSQDLFTYQKVEVVSLEPRESAYFEATLAPYGLAKRTGAGRVVTMPRFVDYLRGREPFFGRYVILERRVHTRDFLLFSEDPEPRYWTDPTGPVVDGDAQGVILHTWVGEDDSVFRLA; translated from the coding sequence ATGGAGGTTTTGAAGATTGTGGCGGAAGGGGTAACCACCTCTTTCCGGTATCCTCACTTCATGCAAGGTATTCAGCCCACGTTCAGAATGCCCCCTCCCGCAACCATATATGGGCATGTTTGCAGCGCCTTAGGGGAATGGTTCGATCCGACAGGTATTATGTTTGGCGTCCAATTCTACTATAAGGGCGTGTTCGAGGACATGGAGCATGTGCACATTGTAAGCCCGTCCACCGGGCGATTGCCAGGAACCAAGGTGCTGAAGGCGTTGGAAGGGAAGGTCAATCCGTTTCGGAGGGAGATACTGGCGCATCCCAGTCTGACCTTGTACATCAGCCGGCCTCAATGGCTTGATGCCTTCCGCCACCCAAGGTATGCGGTGGTGTTAGGCCGCTCTCAGGATCTGTTTACTTACCAGAAGGTTGAAGTGGTTTCCCTGGAGCCGAGAGAAAGTGCCTATTTCGAAGCTACACTTGCTCCGTATGGGTTAGCAAAGCGTACGGGCGCAGGCAGGGTTGTTACCATGCCCCGTTTCGTGGACTACCTGCGAGGCAGGGAGCCTTTTTTCGGACGATACGTAATACTGGAAAGACGGGTGCACACGCGCGATTTCCTGCTTTTTTCAGAGGATCCGGAGCCTCGGTACTGGACGGACCCTACGGGTCCTGTTGTCGATGGGGATGCTCAAGGGGTGATCTTGCACACTTGGGTTGGAGAAGATGACAGTGTCTTTCGATTGGCATGA